One window from the genome of Paenibacillus azoreducens encodes:
- a CDS encoding epoxide hydrolase family protein, protein MTIERFQIQVSDEILNDLQYRIHHIRWPDQLENADWERGTELNYLKSLVSYWRDHYDWRAQEAKLNRFSQFRCKIDGIDVHFVHERGKGPNPLPLILTHGWPDSYLRYQKIIPLLTDPASHGGNPEDSFDVIVPSLPGFGFSSRPKHPGVNNFRVAEMWVKLMTEELGYSKFAAAGGDMGSGVTRYLAANHPERLYGIHLTDIGIIRDLIASSDQATLSEEERQYQNNASAWMAQEGGYMSIQSTRPQTLAYGLSDSPVGLAGWMTEKFRSWSDCNGDLAQKFSEDELLTHIMVYWVTNTIGSTAHMYYDNAHSLPPIGYIEVPTGLALFPADILLPPKEWAMRNLNVTRWTSMPRGGHFTALEEPELFADDIRAFFRPFRTKSW, encoded by the coding sequence TTGACTATTGAACGTTTTCAAATTCAGGTCTCTGATGAAATCCTTAACGATCTGCAATACAGAATCCATCACATCCGTTGGCCGGATCAATTGGAAAATGCGGATTGGGAACGGGGCACGGAATTAAATTACTTAAAATCGTTAGTTTCGTATTGGAGAGACCATTATGATTGGCGCGCACAAGAAGCCAAGTTGAACCGCTTCTCCCAGTTTCGCTGCAAGATCGATGGGATCGACGTGCACTTCGTACATGAACGCGGTAAAGGTCCTAACCCTTTGCCCCTGATTCTTACTCACGGATGGCCCGACAGTTACCTTCGTTACCAAAAAATCATTCCGCTGCTTACGGATCCGGCCAGCCATGGCGGCAACCCCGAGGACTCTTTTGACGTAATCGTCCCTTCATTACCTGGCTTTGGATTCTCCAGCCGCCCTAAACATCCCGGGGTCAACAATTTTCGTGTCGCCGAAATGTGGGTTAAGCTCATGACCGAAGAATTAGGCTACAGTAAATTCGCTGCCGCCGGTGGGGACATGGGCTCCGGTGTGACCAGATACCTGGCGGCAAACCATCCCGAACGGTTATACGGAATCCATCTGACCGATATCGGGATTATCCGAGATCTCATAGCTTCATCTGATCAGGCCACGCTTTCGGAAGAAGAGCGGCAATACCAGAACAATGCTTCGGCATGGATGGCTCAGGAGGGCGGCTATATGTCCATTCAATCGACGCGCCCCCAAACCCTCGCATATGGACTTTCCGACTCGCCCGTAGGTTTGGCCGGTTGGATGACGGAGAAATTCCGATCATGGAGCGATTGTAACGGCGATCTTGCGCAAAAATTCAGCGAGGATGAACTCCTTACGCATATTATGGTGTATTGGGTGACGAACACCATAGGATCGACAGCGCATATGTATTATGATAATGCGCATTCTTTGCCGCCAATCGGCTACATCGAGGTTCCGACTGGCCTTGCCCTATTCCCGGCGGATATCCTGTTGCCGCCCAAGGAATGGGCCATGCGCAACCTGAATGTAACCCGCTGGACTTCGATGCCCCGCGGCGGACATTTTACCGCTCTGGAGGAACCAGAGCTTTTTGCCGATGACATTCGCGCATTCTTCAGACCTTTTAGAACGAAAAGCTGGTGA
- a CDS encoding S66 peptidase family protein, producing MPISPPILQRGDTVGVVTLGSPLAADVINARIEILRAMEFNVVLGQYVYAQNGFLAGTDEQRASDLMMMFQDERVKMILPTRGGTGVAGILPYIDYTVIRNNPKIVTGYSDITVLLNVLHQYVDLITFHSLLLIDFKSETPAYSFDQFFSATSVYSLARTILNPPGMPLISRVPGNVTGQLVGGNLTSFVDTLGTPFEIDTRGKILVLEETHEPTNTVYRYLNHLKLAGKFRDCIGIIMGECSGCQAAYGKSYEDLINEFVVPLGKPMITNLATGHGFYKAALPIGATVNLDSVNTRITIVEPTISVSRSL from the coding sequence ATGCCGATAAGTCCTCCAATCTTGCAGAGGGGCGATACTGTTGGAGTCGTTACCTTGGGCAGCCCGCTCGCTGCAGACGTAATTAATGCACGGATCGAAATTTTGAGAGCAATGGAGTTCAATGTTGTATTGGGTCAATATGTATATGCGCAAAACGGGTTTCTTGCCGGCACAGACGAGCAGCGGGCTTCTGATTTGATGATGATGTTTCAAGACGAGCGGGTTAAAATGATACTACCCACCAGAGGCGGTACAGGAGTGGCCGGAATTCTTCCTTACATTGATTATACTGTGATCCGAAATAATCCAAAAATTGTTACAGGTTACAGCGATATAACGGTACTATTAAACGTACTGCATCAATATGTGGATTTAATAACATTCCATAGTCTGCTGCTTATTGACTTCAAATCCGAAACGCCCGCTTATAGTTTCGATCAGTTTTTTTCCGCGACATCCGTATATTCATTAGCTCGGACAATCTTGAATCCGCCGGGGATGCCGCTGATAAGCCGTGTTCCGGGCAACGTTACTGGGCAACTTGTGGGCGGTAATCTGACATCCTTTGTCGATACGTTGGGCACGCCTTTCGAAATCGATACAAGAGGTAAAATTCTCGTTCTTGAAGAAACACATGAACCTACCAATACCGTCTACAGGTACTTGAATCATTTGAAGCTTGCCGGAAAATTTCGTGACTGCATCGGCATTATTATGGGAGAGTGCTCAGGCTGCCAGGCGGCTTATGGTAAATCCTATGAGGATTTAATCAATGAATTTGTTGTACCTCTCGGTAAGCCGATGATAACGAACCTTGCCACAGGTCATGGCTTTTATAAAGCCGCATTGCCGATTGGCGCAACCGTTAATCTCGATTCAGTCAATACTAGAATAACTATAGTTGAACCTACCATCAGCGTTAGCCGATCGTTATGA
- a CDS encoding class I SAM-dependent methyltransferase produces MRREDKQFEHWIGQASQPFSGWDFSYIVETGRMNSDCLAWSFGSMAMPLMQDAESMLDMGTGGGELLSMLRPWPKSVCATEGYRPNLSLAKERLEPLGVTVLSVDDDEHLPFETGQFDLVLNKHESYSPREVRRVLTDGGYFLTQQSGGTDCHEINERFGVPLNSEFAEWKLDAAMRGVRENHFEVVKQSEQFLSQRFYDVGALVYYLKAIPWQIPGFEVDKYREELYSVHLLIERQGYFEVTQHRFYLLAKA; encoded by the coding sequence ATGAGAAGAGAAGACAAGCAATTTGAACATTGGATCGGACAAGCGAGCCAGCCGTTCTCGGGATGGGATTTTTCTTATATTGTGGAAACGGGGCGAATGAATAGCGACTGCTTGGCATGGTCATTCGGAAGTATGGCTATGCCTCTCATGCAGGATGCCGAGTCGATGCTGGATATGGGGACTGGTGGAGGCGAGCTGTTGTCGATGTTGAGGCCGTGGCCGAAATCCGTTTGCGCTACCGAAGGCTATCGGCCGAATTTGTCCCTCGCCAAGGAACGATTGGAGCCGCTAGGTGTGACTGTCCTTTCTGTGGATGATGATGAGCATCTTCCTTTTGAGACCGGCCAGTTCGATCTGGTGCTGAACAAGCATGAATCGTATTCGCCGCGAGAGGTTCGGCGGGTGCTCACCGATGGCGGCTACTTCCTCACTCAACAGTCGGGAGGCACTGATTGTCACGAGATCAACGAACGGTTCGGCGTGCCGTTAAATAGTGAATTTGCGGAATGGAAGCTCGATGCTGCTATGCGCGGAGTGCGGGAGAATCACTTTGAAGTCGTGAAACAGTCTGAGCAATTTCTTAGTCAACGATTCTATGATGTCGGCGCACTGGTCTATTATTTGAAGGCCATTCCGTGGCAGATTCCGGGTTTCGAGGTCGATAAATACAGAGAAGAACTATACAGTGTTCATCTGCTTATTGAACGGCAAGGTTACTTTGAGGTGACACAGCACCGGTTTTACTTGCTGGCCAAAGCGTAG
- a CDS encoding glycoside hydrolase family 2 protein gives MTELSSIPTPRPEYPRPQFVRQEWLSLNGEWDFSFDDEVVGENERWYLGDIIAPFTRKINVPFTFQSKLSGIEDPSFHDVVWYRRTFEIPEKWNGKRIVIHFGAVDYSAKVWVNGQLVAMHEGGHTPFQADITPSLVEGSNTIVLRAEDFSRDVTLPRGKQYWLENSASIFYTRTTGIWQSVWLEPLATVHLSKVTLTPDIDRNEIRIRTYLEGFKISDNLKLQMTVSYKGEQVAKDQFTIRYVEELRTIGLNDFTEHGLGRLWSPEHPNLYDIQFRLIRDQEVIDDVVSYFGMRKVSIEDGKLCLNNRPYFQRLVLDQGYFPEGILTAPTDDALKRDVKLAKDMGFNGVRKHQKTEDPRFLYWCDKLGLLLWSEAANAYDFSEEYVGRFTKEWLEIIERDYNHPCIVTWVPLNESWGIPNVQVDKRQQQHGLAMYHLTKSLDETRPVVYNDGWEQMTTDLVTIHDYESRQEVLEDRYATAESAVHAMPANRRIFVGGASYQGQPILVSEFGGIAFKKSEWEGWGYSGAENEEDFLRKLKAVVDPMLSSPVIKGYCYTQLTDVEQEINGLLTYDREPKAPLGAIRNIMMGK, from the coding sequence ATGACAGAGCTAAGCAGCATCCCCACACCGCGTCCGGAATATCCGCGGCCTCAGTTTGTTCGCCAGGAATGGTTAAGTTTAAATGGAGAATGGGATTTTTCTTTTGATGATGAGGTAGTTGGTGAAAACGAACGTTGGTATCTTGGGGATATCATCGCTCCATTCACCCGGAAAATCAATGTACCTTTTACGTTTCAAAGTAAATTAAGCGGCATAGAAGACCCTTCTTTTCACGATGTCGTATGGTATCGCAGAACCTTCGAAATCCCGGAGAAGTGGAATGGAAAAAGGATTGTGATTCATTTTGGCGCAGTTGACTATTCAGCAAAAGTTTGGGTTAACGGCCAACTTGTGGCAATGCATGAGGGCGGACATACGCCGTTCCAGGCAGATATTACACCTTCTCTCGTAGAAGGCAGCAATACTATAGTACTTCGGGCGGAAGATTTCAGCCGCGATGTGACCTTGCCGCGGGGTAAGCAATATTGGCTTGAGAATTCCGCAAGTATTTTCTATACTCGCACAACTGGAATATGGCAGAGCGTTTGGCTAGAGCCGCTGGCTACTGTGCATTTAAGTAAGGTAACGCTCACGCCGGATATTGACCGTAATGAAATTCGGATTCGGACTTATTTAGAGGGCTTCAAGATCTCAGATAATCTTAAGCTGCAAATGACGGTATCGTATAAGGGTGAACAGGTTGCTAAGGATCAATTTACGATCAGATATGTGGAAGAGCTCCGAACAATCGGATTGAATGATTTCACGGAACATGGTCTTGGCCGTTTATGGAGTCCCGAGCATCCGAATCTGTATGACATTCAATTTCGACTCATTCGGGACCAAGAGGTAATTGATGATGTTGTGAGTTATTTTGGCATGCGGAAGGTTTCGATTGAAGATGGTAAGCTCTGTCTGAATAACCGTCCATATTTTCAGAGACTCGTGCTGGACCAAGGATACTTCCCCGAAGGAATTCTAACGGCACCAACGGACGATGCATTGAAACGCGATGTTAAACTGGCGAAGGACATGGGATTTAACGGAGTGAGAAAGCATCAGAAGACCGAGGATCCACGGTTTCTATATTGGTGCGATAAACTGGGCCTGCTACTGTGGAGCGAGGCGGCGAATGCATACGATTTTTCGGAAGAATATGTTGGTCGTTTCACTAAAGAATGGCTGGAAATCATCGAGCGTGACTATAACCATCCATGTATTGTTACATGGGTTCCGCTGAATGAAAGCTGGGGGATTCCGAATGTTCAGGTCGATAAGCGTCAGCAACAGCATGGACTAGCCATGTATCATCTGACCAAGTCCCTGGATGAGACAAGACCGGTTGTGTATAACGATGGATGGGAGCAGATGACAACTGACCTGGTAACCATTCATGATTACGAGAGTCGTCAAGAAGTGTTGGAAGACAGATATGCTACAGCAGAATCTGCGGTGCATGCGATGCCTGCCAACCGCCGAATTTTTGTCGGCGGAGCCTCCTATCAAGGTCAGCCCATACTCGTATCGGAGTTTGGCGGTATTGCATTCAAGAAGAGCGAATGGGAGGGCTGGGGTTATTCAGGAGCAGAGAATGAAGAGGATTTTCTGCGCAAGCTCAAGGCAGTGGTTGATCCGATGTTATCATCCCCGGTGATCAAAGGATATTGCTATACGCAGCTGACGGACGTCGAGCAGGAAATCAATGGCTTGCTTACTTATGATAGAGAACCCAAAGCACCGCTTGGGGCCATTCGAAACATTATGATGGGAAAATGA
- a CDS encoding AbfB domain-containing protein, translated as MKNRLKRIGLLAVTVMLLMSSMAVPLAQAAATGSVVFSNPAEPEPYYVRAVKLDNGDILTTFTPRFPGNAGWSGMKPFPFYKSTDSGLTWSLFSEIDPNDYGLNRSQQGMTTLYVLPQQVGDYPAGTLLFASTDWDNSASYTIHIWRSTDNGATWQFHSNLAARGTAGTQRTWEPEFAVTDDGRLICYYSDERKPGYNQAIAQEISSDGGLTWGDYSIIVGNQADWNWRPGMPRVLQAKNGSYFMFFEMLGAAPNFAVRFKTSPDGINWGSPTDLGNVVGTGIYRASQTPEVAYIDDGTANGRFYVRGMTDVVSSANKMFTSGDYGATWTEMDAPLTVKGTNQSTPAAWSGTLLPLNPSLLLEVNTVKVGNRNEIRANVAQVDKESSIVSGGTYKLINQNNQLLLDNAGGGSPAGTKVIQWNDLGADTQWWRLDYRNSGFFRAMNVNNSLILDNPNGSTTPGANVIMWTNNELDTQRWKFVYKGNGYYTSMNEHSGLMLYNAGGGSPAGTQVIQWTANGLDTQNWKTVRTDVDIPVNQLESFNIGNSFVRYHDGRGKIDGGQYSAESQWRIVKGLADPSAVSIESVSFPGQYLRHRDGKIWLEPNNNTTLFKQDATWKLRTGFSSPWAASFESFNMTGTFIRHRDGMLEISPVSTDLDQKDATFYVK; from the coding sequence ATGAAAAATAGGTTGAAACGCATTGGGCTGCTTGCAGTAACCGTTATGCTGCTCATGTCATCTATGGCAGTACCGCTTGCACAGGCGGCTGCAACTGGTTCGGTCGTATTTAGTAATCCGGCTGAACCGGAGCCTTACTATGTAAGAGCGGTCAAGCTTGATAATGGCGATATTCTGACCACCTTCACACCCCGGTTTCCCGGAAACGCAGGATGGAGCGGAATGAAACCCTTTCCCTTTTACAAGAGCACTGACAGCGGATTAACCTGGTCCCTATTCAGTGAAATTGATCCCAATGATTATGGTCTGAACCGGAGTCAGCAAGGTATGACAACACTGTATGTATTGCCGCAGCAGGTTGGAGATTATCCGGCAGGAACCTTATTATTCGCATCTACAGATTGGGACAACTCCGCATCGTATACGATTCATATCTGGAGAAGCACAGACAATGGCGCCACATGGCAGTTCCACAGCAACTTGGCGGCAAGGGGAACCGCAGGAACCCAGCGTACGTGGGAACCGGAGTTTGCGGTAACAGATGATGGCCGATTGATCTGCTATTACTCGGATGAACGCAAGCCAGGTTATAACCAGGCGATCGCGCAGGAAATTTCCAGCGATGGCGGTCTGACTTGGGGGGACTACAGCATCATTGTGGGAAATCAGGCAGATTGGAACTGGCGTCCGGGGATGCCCCGGGTATTACAAGCGAAGAATGGAAGCTATTTCATGTTTTTTGAGATGCTGGGGGCAGCTCCTAACTTTGCAGTTCGCTTCAAAACCTCACCCGACGGCATCAACTGGGGAAGTCCGACGGACCTGGGGAACGTTGTAGGAACGGGGATATATCGCGCATCCCAGACCCCGGAGGTTGCCTACATCGATGATGGAACAGCCAATGGCAGATTTTACGTTCGGGGCATGACGGACGTGGTTTCTTCTGCTAACAAAATGTTCACGAGCGGAGATTACGGAGCGACCTGGACAGAAATGGACGCGCCACTAACCGTAAAAGGGACAAACCAGAGCACGCCGGCAGCCTGGAGCGGGACGCTGTTGCCGCTTAATCCGTCATTGCTCCTGGAAGTTAATACCGTAAAAGTGGGGAATCGGAATGAAATCCGTGCTAATGTAGCCCAGGTGGACAAAGAATCCTCCATTGTTTCCGGTGGGACCTATAAGCTGATCAATCAGAACAACCAGCTCCTTCTGGATAATGCCGGCGGCGGCTCGCCGGCCGGGACCAAGGTCATCCAGTGGAACGATCTCGGAGCGGATACCCAGTGGTGGCGATTGGATTACAGGAACAGCGGCTTTTTCCGGGCCATGAATGTAAACAATAGCCTGATCCTGGATAATCCCAACGGGTCCACGACGCCGGGCGCGAACGTCATTATGTGGACGAATAATGAATTGGACACACAGAGGTGGAAATTTGTGTACAAGGGCAACGGATACTACACCAGCATGAACGAACACAGCGGATTGATGCTGTACAATGCGGGAGGCGGATCGCCAGCTGGCACCCAAGTGATCCAATGGACGGCCAATGGTTTGGATACGCAGAACTGGAAGACGGTACGTACGGATGTGGATATTCCCGTTAATCAGTTGGAAAGTTTCAACATCGGGAATAGTTTTGTTCGTTATCATGATGGCCGAGGAAAGATTGACGGAGGGCAGTACAGCGCCGAATCGCAATGGAGAATCGTTAAAGGACTGGCGGATCCATCCGCAGTCTCCATCGAATCCGTGTCCTTTCCAGGCCAATATCTAAGGCATCGTGACGGTAAGATTTGGCTTGAGCCAAACAATAATACCACTTTGTTCAAACAGGATGCGACTTGGAAATTGCGTACCGGTTTCTCGAGCCCATGGGCGGCTTCCTTTGAGTCGTTTAACATGACCGGGACATTTATTAGACACCGGGACGGTATGTTAGAAATCTCTCCGGTTTCGACTGATTTGGATCAGAAAGACGCTACATTTTACGTAAAGTAA
- a CDS encoding family 43 glycosylhydrolase, whose amino-acid sequence MLNNTTTFCNPIVANAADPWVLKHTDGCYYFMSTQPGFLELTKSSSLTRLAEGRKKTIWSPEPGGPYSYNMWAPEIHYLNNKWYIYYTANDGGGDDSRRLCVLENENSDPLEGEWIWKGALKTPVPGLDGTVMTVRNQLYFLYAGYGHFPDYGSAIYIAQMADPWTLTGEHNLLTAPTLSWEKQGGMAINEGPVTLYRNGRIFLIYSASTTWSEDYALGMLTMDEDADPMDPSSWQKSMQPVFRKSSENGVYATGHNSFTRSPDDTEDWIVFHALPAPDSDTSVRSTRIQKFGWNPDGTPDFGIPWSDTHRLPVPSGE is encoded by the coding sequence ATGTTAAACAACACTACAACGTTTTGCAATCCAATCGTAGCAAACGCAGCCGATCCTTGGGTGCTGAAGCACACAGATGGCTGTTATTACTTTATGTCAACACAACCGGGTTTCCTGGAACTTACCAAATCTTCCAGCTTGACCAGACTTGCTGAGGGCCGAAAGAAGACAATCTGGTCTCCGGAACCGGGAGGTCCCTACAGCTATAATATGTGGGCACCGGAAATACATTATTTGAATAACAAATGGTACATCTACTATACCGCTAACGACGGCGGAGGAGACGATTCGCGTCGTTTATGTGTATTGGAGAATGAAAATAGTGATCCGCTCGAAGGCGAGTGGATTTGGAAAGGGGCGCTGAAAACTCCTGTCCCTGGATTGGACGGCACTGTAATGACGGTAAGGAACCAACTTTATTTTCTGTATGCCGGTTACGGGCATTTTCCCGATTATGGATCTGCTATCTATATTGCGCAAATGGCTGATCCTTGGACATTGACAGGGGAACACAACTTGCTGACGGCTCCAACACTTTCTTGGGAAAAACAAGGCGGAATGGCAATAAATGAAGGTCCCGTCACGTTGTATAGGAACGGCCGCATTTTTTTGATTTATTCAGCCAGCACCACCTGGTCTGAGGATTATGCTCTAGGTATGCTGACGATGGATGAAGATGCCGATCCGATGGATCCGTCTTCATGGCAAAAATCGATGCAGCCTGTATTTCGCAAAAGTAGCGAGAACGGAGTCTATGCGACCGGCCACAACAGCTTTACGAGATCTCCGGATGACACTGAGGATTGGATCGTATTCCATGCGCTTCCGGCACCCGATTCCGATACGAGCGTCCGCTCGACACGTATACAGAAATTTGGTTGGAATCCTGATGGTACGCCTGATTTCGGAATTCCTTGGAGCGATACGCATCGTCTCCCCGTGCCATCAGGAGAGTGA
- a CDS encoding sugar ABC transporter permease, protein MMKRKEYIWAYLFVAAPILGFMLFALIPLSYSVYVSFTDYSGYTAPVFNGGDNYVKLVKDELFWKTLLNTVIFLFAKVLR, encoded by the coding sequence ATGATGAAACGTAAAGAATATATTTGGGCGTATTTATTCGTGGCTGCGCCAATTCTCGGATTCATGTTGTTTGCGCTTATTCCGCTCAGTTATTCCGTCTATGTGAGTTTCACAGATTACAGCGGCTATACAGCGCCCGTATTTAACGGCGGGGATAACTATGTGAAACTCGTCAAAGATGAACTGTTCTGGAAAACGCTTCTGAATACTGTTATTTTTCTTTTCGCAAAAGTACTTCGTTGA
- a CDS encoding ABC transporter substrate-binding protein — protein sequence MSLFKSRYGKSFLMFISFTLLMGSLIGCAKGDSGPAPQGSGSESKSERDVVIQFAGWGDPSEKEVFTKLIKAFEERNPTIKVDYLHIPGDYVGKMNTILAGGNAPDVFYVPDGDFGRWVSQDLLLPIEDFVKSSKIDTADMWSSGLDRYRYNGAANGKGPLYALPKDIGPTVLFYNKDLFKKMNVPFPDSETPMNSEQLLDTARKLTVSNNGKTTQYGMGPIWWEGFILAKGGKFLSDNKQEFVGNSQETIDALQYISDLTNKHGVVPSSAALKDLNDSQMFKSGKLAMIITGRWMVPEFRKLGFDWDVAPLPADHWGGTSGSVGLGIYSKTKQVDAAYKLVEFLGGPEGQKEQSLMGFSIPSFKSMANTDVFLQPDQKPEHAKVFIKAAETQVAGPWTSLPNAKWFDMLTQGLAPVREGKKTAAETLNELKPKIDAAIKEGNPKLFK from the coding sequence ATGAGTCTGTTCAAAAGTAGATACGGCAAAAGCTTTCTTATGTTCATATCTTTCACCCTGCTCATGGGCAGTTTGATCGGATGCGCCAAAGGAGACTCAGGACCTGCGCCGCAAGGATCCGGCAGTGAATCGAAGTCAGAAAGGGATGTCGTGATCCAATTTGCAGGATGGGGAGATCCGTCTGAAAAAGAAGTATTCACCAAACTGATCAAAGCATTTGAAGAGAGAAACCCGACGATCAAAGTCGACTACTTACATATTCCAGGTGATTATGTCGGTAAAATGAATACCATTCTTGCAGGAGGAAATGCTCCGGATGTGTTCTATGTGCCGGATGGAGATTTTGGAAGATGGGTCAGTCAGGATCTGCTGCTACCCATTGAGGATTTCGTGAAGAGTAGCAAGATCGATACTGCTGATATGTGGAGTTCGGGTCTTGACCGGTATCGTTACAATGGCGCGGCTAATGGAAAAGGACCGCTTTATGCACTGCCTAAGGATATCGGGCCAACCGTGCTTTTTTACAATAAAGATTTGTTCAAGAAAATGAACGTCCCATTTCCTGATTCGGAAACACCCATGAATTCGGAGCAGCTGCTTGACACCGCAAGGAAACTGACCGTCAGCAACAATGGCAAAACAACGCAGTACGGCATGGGACCGATTTGGTGGGAGGGCTTCATCTTGGCGAAGGGTGGTAAGTTCCTCAGCGATAACAAGCAGGAATTTGTCGGCAATAGTCAGGAGACGATCGATGCGCTGCAATATATATCAGATCTCACGAATAAACACGGAGTCGTTCCAAGTTCGGCAGCTTTAAAGGACTTAAATGACAGTCAAATGTTCAAAAGCGGCAAGCTGGCCATGATAATTACCGGACGGTGGATGGTGCCGGAATTCCGTAAACTGGGCTTTGATTGGGACGTTGCCCCGTTGCCAGCCGACCATTGGGGAGGAACGAGCGGCTCTGTGGGGTTGGGCATTTACAGCAAGACCAAGCAGGTGGACGCTGCTTATAAACTGGTTGAATTTTTAGGCGGGCCGGAAGGCCAGAAAGAACAGTCACTGATGGGCTTCTCCATCCCAAGCTTCAAATCAATGGCCAACACCGATGTATTCTTGCAGCCTGACCAAAAACCGGAGCATGCAAAGGTATTTATCAAGGCAGCTGAGACGCAGGTTGCGGGTCCATGGACAAGTCTTCCGAACGCGAAGTGGTTTGATATGCTCACTCAAGGACTGGCACCTGTGCGTGAAGGTAAAAAAACCGCTGCGGAAACATTAAACGAGCTGAAGCCGAAAATTGATGCTGCCATTAAGGAAGGGAATCCCAAATTATTCAAATAA
- a CDS encoding helix-turn-helix domain-containing protein, protein MENSEKGFVISMDRFKPHTFQAEQGEGLFMSHSHEYDELTLILEGEGYYSSSEQNIKVAAGDLILIPPRLHHGFVCTKPWQGISVHFFHDKLPAHCQYLFHEAECEPHRIRSAHLHDDDMRWAEISFFQLEKEWKSERQDIDSYNLMRIAFETTLLLFQRNRETWMPITGNDHVVIEEVLKEIHSKYHTQITVNELAARHFISESSLRKKFSESFGVSPKQYIISLRLMESKRLLQQTNKAIESISAEVGFTSSSRFYEFFIKSTGVTPLEWRKKNQ, encoded by the coding sequence ATGGAAAACAGTGAAAAGGGCTTTGTGATCAGTATGGATCGCTTTAAACCTCACACATTTCAGGCAGAGCAGGGTGAGGGCCTCTTCATGTCACATTCTCATGAATATGATGAGTTGACTCTTATTTTGGAAGGGGAAGGGTACTATAGCTCTTCTGAACAGAATATCAAAGTAGCTGCTGGCGATCTGATCCTTATACCTCCCCGTCTTCATCACGGCTTCGTTTGTACGAAACCCTGGCAGGGGATTTCCGTTCATTTCTTCCACGATAAGCTTCCGGCCCATTGCCAATATCTCTTTCATGAAGCAGAGTGTGAACCACATCGGATCCGCAGCGCACATCTCCACGATGACGATATGCGATGGGCGGAAATCAGTTTTTTTCAGTTGGAGAAAGAATGGAAATCCGAGAGACAGGACATCGACTCCTACAACCTTATGAGGATTGCCTTTGAGACAACACTGCTATTATTCCAACGTAATAGGGAAACGTGGATGCCAATAACAGGTAACGATCATGTAGTAATAGAAGAGGTATTAAAAGAAATTCATAGCAAATATCATACTCAAATCACGGTAAACGAACTCGCAGCACGTCATTTTATTTCCGAAAGCAGCCTTCGCAAAAAGTTCTCGGAATCTTTCGGTGTCTCTCCTAAGCAATATATCATCAGCCTTCGTTTGATGGAGTCAAAACGGTTATTACAGCAAACAAATAAAGCGATTGAATCGATTTCCGCCGAAGTGGGCTTTACCTCTTCCAGTCGGTTTTACGAGTTCTTTATCAAATCGACTGGAGTCACACCACTCGAATGGCGTAAGAAAAATCAATGA